The Flavobacterium piscisymbiosum genome includes a region encoding these proteins:
- a CDS encoding MFS transporter, translated as MKNKTFNTKALLVTTLVSALTIVLVFYGSRQLQNFDAALVTYLFGTVFAFFGIVYRYSVWLQRPPTWMYFKRSIKFLFTGKIFSHMWFLGKETVGNIVVQKFIYPRSKYRWAAHFCIALGCLSAFAITIPLTFGWIHFTLAQDSISVYEAHFFGFKMMDFQIGSVMAFLIFHALNWSSWLVIFGSVYYLRRRLTNPGLIATQTFEGDLLPLILLIAISVTGLCLTYSYQFMKGFAYDFLAVIHAVTVIMFLIWIPFGKFFHIIQRPAQIGAHIYKKEGMKKGMAVCPHTREEFATKLHIDDLKIVTKQLGFDFTHEDGTSHLDLSPEGKRSRLAKAHLKARLDSGGSLFG; from the coding sequence ATGAAAAATAAAACATTTAATACCAAAGCTTTACTTGTTACAACCCTCGTATCTGCATTAACTATAGTGCTTGTGTTTTACGGATCCCGACAATTACAAAATTTTGATGCGGCGCTTGTAACTTATCTCTTCGGAACCGTATTCGCTTTCTTCGGAATAGTTTATCGTTACTCTGTGTGGCTGCAGCGTCCGCCAACATGGATGTATTTCAAACGTAGTATTAAATTTCTATTTACGGGAAAAATATTTTCTCATATGTGGTTTTTAGGTAAAGAAACAGTAGGGAATATTGTAGTGCAAAAATTCATTTATCCCAGAAGTAAATACCGTTGGGCGGCACACTTTTGTATTGCGTTAGGCTGTTTATCTGCTTTTGCAATAACAATCCCGCTTACATTTGGATGGATTCATTTTACATTGGCACAAGATTCAATCTCGGTTTATGAAGCTCATTTTTTTGGATTTAAAATGATGGATTTTCAAATTGGATCTGTGATGGCTTTTTTGATTTTTCACGCCTTAAACTGGTCTTCATGGCTGGTAATATTCGGATCTGTTTATTACTTAAGAAGAAGATTGACAAATCCAGGCTTAATTGCAACCCAAACCTTTGAAGGAGATTTATTGCCTCTAATTTTATTGATTGCAATATCAGTTACGGGATTGTGTCTTACTTATTCTTATCAGTTTATGAAAGGATTTGCGTATGACTTCTTAGCTGTAATTCATGCTGTAACGGTAATTATGTTTTTGATCTGGATTCCGTTTGGAAAATTCTTCCACATCATTCAGCGTCCGGCACAGATTGGAGCTCATATTTATAAAAAAGAAGGAATGAAAAAGGGAATGGCAGTTTGTCCGCATACACGAGAAGAATTTGCTACCAAACTTCATATCGATGATTTAAAAATTGTGACCAAACAATTAGGTTTTGATTTTACACATGAAGATGGTACATCGCACCTTGATTTAAGTCCTGAAGGAAAAAGATCACGCTTAGCAAAAGCACACCTAAAAGCAAGATTAGATAGTGGCGGAAGCTTATTTGGATAA
- a CDS encoding molybdopterin oxidoreductase family protein — MAKLPVSTEKIIEDFGPHLNYAPKDGYVGRDEPDDVVKTHCCFCGMQCGIQLLVKENKVVGFEPWMEFPFNEGRLCPKGVQRYLQNNHPDRLLHPLKRVEGKGFEKTTWDEAMDKTVSEIKRIQEKYGKHAFGMLSGVSLTNEKSYLVGKFARVALKTRNLDYNGRLCMVSAGAGNKKAFGLDRASNNYSDLEHAEVIIVAGANISETFPTLTHWIWKARDRGAKLIVIDPRMIPLARTADIHLDVKPGTDSALYGAMLKYLVDHDMLDHDFIDNYTSGFQETIDAVKDNTLEWAEEITGIDKEKIKAAAELWGKAKTSFLLHARGIEQHTKGVDNVVGCINLVLATGRLGKPYCGYATITGQGNGQGGREHGHKCDQLPGNRDIENPEHRKYISEVWGIDEKDMPGKGLSAYEIIDAIHRGEIKGLLSICFNPLVSLPNNSYVREALEKLEFYVCIDFFLNETARHADIVLAGSLQEEEEGTTTSAEGRVIRIRQAVTPPGDARTDTSIFLELAKRLGEEDKFTYENSEAIFNELRVASKGGTANYFGISYKKIEDNMGVFWPCPTDDHPGTPRLWEDKVFCTPDKKAHFNPAPYRLPSEVTDDEYPITLTTGRVVSQYLSGTQTRRIGKLVDQFPEPMVEIHPELAAKYGIKQRELVRVATRRGEGLFPANIVETIRKDTVFIPYHWPGIKSANQLTIGTLDPVSKMPEFKVCACELHPQGTIAPPSNESEAYASV; from the coding sequence ATGGCAAAATTACCCGTATCAACCGAAAAGATTATTGAAGATTTTGGACCGCATTTAAATTATGCACCAAAAGATGGTTATGTAGGTAGAGATGAACCAGATGATGTAGTAAAAACGCATTGTTGTTTTTGCGGAATGCAATGTGGTATTCAATTATTGGTGAAAGAAAATAAAGTAGTAGGTTTTGAACCCTGGATGGAATTTCCTTTTAATGAAGGACGTTTATGTCCGAAAGGGGTACAGCGTTATTTGCAAAACAATCACCCTGACCGTCTTTTACATCCTTTAAAAAGAGTAGAAGGAAAAGGATTTGAGAAAACTACGTGGGATGAAGCAATGGATAAAACCGTATCTGAAATCAAAAGAATTCAGGAAAAATACGGTAAGCATGCGTTTGGAATGCTATCAGGAGTATCGTTAACAAATGAAAAAAGTTATCTGGTAGGAAAATTTGCCCGTGTTGCATTAAAAACTAGAAATCTGGATTATAACGGAAGACTTTGCATGGTAAGTGCGGGTGCCGGAAATAAAAAAGCTTTTGGTTTAGATCGTGCTTCCAACAATTATTCAGATTTAGAACATGCTGAGGTAATTATAGTTGCCGGAGCAAATATTAGTGAAACTTTTCCAACATTAACACATTGGATTTGGAAAGCCAGAGATCGCGGAGCAAAATTAATTGTTATCGATCCAAGGATGATTCCATTGGCAAGAACTGCTGACATTCACCTTGATGTAAAACCGGGAACAGATTCTGCTTTATATGGTGCTATGCTAAAATATCTCGTAGATCACGATATGCTGGATCACGATTTTATAGACAATTATACTTCAGGTTTTCAGGAAACAATTGATGCTGTAAAAGACAACACTTTAGAATGGGCAGAAGAAATTACGGGTATTGATAAAGAAAAGATTAAAGCTGCTGCCGAATTATGGGGAAAAGCAAAAACGAGTTTCTTACTTCACGCACGCGGAATCGAGCAACATACTAAAGGAGTTGATAATGTAGTAGGCTGTATCAATTTAGTTCTGGCAACAGGCAGATTGGGTAAACCGTATTGCGGATATGCCACAATAACCGGACAAGGAAATGGACAAGGAGGAAGAGAGCACGGACATAAGTGCGATCAATTGCCTGGTAACAGAGATATCGAAAATCCGGAACATCGTAAATACATATCAGAAGTTTGGGGAATCGACGAAAAAGATATGCCTGGAAAAGGCCTGTCGGCTTATGAAATTATTGATGCCATTCATCGAGGAGAAATCAAAGGTTTACTTTCTATTTGTTTCAACCCGTTAGTATCATTACCGAACAACAGTTATGTGCGTGAAGCACTTGAAAAACTGGAATTTTATGTTTGTATTGATTTCTTCTTGAATGAAACTGCCCGCCATGCAGATATTGTTCTTGCAGGATCTTTACAGGAAGAAGAAGAAGGAACCACAACTTCAGCAGAAGGTCGTGTGATTCGAATTCGTCAGGCGGTAACTCCCCCGGGAGATGCAAGAACAGATACCTCTATCTTTTTAGAATTGGCTAAAAGATTGGGTGAAGAAGATAAATTTACATACGAAAATAGTGAAGCGATTTTCAATGAATTACGTGTCGCTTCTAAAGGTGGAACAGCAAATTATTTTGGAATATCTTATAAAAAGATAGAAGATAATATGGGAGTATTCTGGCCATGTCCTACAGACGATCATCCGGGAACACCTAGATTATGGGAAGACAAAGTATTTTGTACTCCGGATAAGAAAGCGCATTTTAATCCGGCACCTTACAGATTGCCTAGTGAGGTTACAGATGACGAATACCCAATAACGCTTACTACGGGACGCGTTGTTTCTCAATATTTAAGCGGAACACAAACCCGAAGAATTGGTAAACTCGTAGATCAGTTTCCTGAACCAATGGTAGAAATTCATCCCGAACTTGCTGCTAAATACGGAATCAAACAACGAGAATTAGTTCGTGTCGCAACAAGAAGAGGTGAAGGGCTTTTTCCAGCCAATATTGTGGAGACTATTAGAAAAGATACCGTTTTTATTCCTTACCACTGGCCAGGGATCAAATCGGCAAATCAACTAACAATAGGCACTTTAGATCCGGTTTCTAAAATGCCGGAATTTAAAG
- a CDS encoding magnesium transporter MgtE N-terminal domain-containing protein has product MKTWLDKWDPEDDVFWSSTGSKIAWKTLTITTITLLLSFASWFMMSVIAVKLPGLGFNFSKDQLFWLTAIPGLSAGFLRIIHTFILPIFGTRHVVSFATAIKLIPVIGIGFAVMDVNTPFWVFAVLAFTTGFGGGDFSSYMPSTSLFFPKRLKGTALGIQAGIGNFGVSVAQFVTPLVLSVGIYGAASVFTSIDPKETITVFQNTSIEKQKQVFAALNAEVQTKILSNVKKNVIDSVATSIQSDDKVALFTSLPVKAKAKAIANANPKMAEKILNDLSPDNGAVKNKEIYLQSAAFWFAPFLIILSIISWFYLKSIPMKASIKEQMDIFSNKHTWYCTITYVMTFGTFAGLSAAFPLMIKFLYGDFPNAPDPLVYAFYGPLIGSASRIAFGFVADKVGGAILTTITGLGILAGAILLVTQGLVAPTSMDQFPMFVAVILGMFFFTGIGNAGTFRQYPIIFAENQRQAAGVIGWTAAIAAFGPFIFSKLIGNNLSANGTVNQFFIGVAIFTILATGINWWFYNRKGCEKPS; this is encoded by the coding sequence ATGAAAACTTGGTTAGACAAATGGGACCCCGAAGATGATGTATTTTGGAGTTCTACCGGAAGTAAAATTGCCTGGAAAACATTAACAATAACAACTATAACATTATTATTATCATTCGCCTCTTGGTTTATGATGAGTGTAATAGCAGTTAAATTGCCAGGACTGGGATTTAATTTTTCTAAAGATCAGCTTTTTTGGTTAACAGCAATTCCTGGTTTATCAGCAGGTTTTCTACGAATCATACACACTTTTATATTACCAATTTTTGGTACGCGACATGTAGTTTCTTTTGCTACAGCAATTAAATTAATTCCCGTAATAGGTATTGGTTTTGCAGTAATGGATGTAAATACTCCGTTTTGGGTATTTGCAGTATTAGCTTTTACAACTGGTTTTGGTGGAGGTGATTTCTCATCTTACATGCCAAGTACAAGTTTATTTTTTCCTAAGAGACTTAAAGGTACAGCATTGGGAATACAAGCGGGAATTGGAAATTTTGGGGTTTCAGTAGCTCAATTTGTTACTCCACTTGTTCTTAGTGTTGGTATTTATGGAGCGGCTTCAGTTTTTACAAGCATTGATCCTAAAGAAACAATAACTGTTTTCCAAAATACAAGTATCGAAAAACAAAAACAAGTTTTTGCAGCTCTTAATGCCGAGGTTCAGACTAAGATTTTATCAAACGTAAAGAAAAACGTAATTGATTCAGTTGCAACATCAATACAATCTGATGATAAGGTGGCTCTTTTTACTTCATTACCGGTAAAAGCAAAAGCAAAAGCGATTGCAAATGCTAACCCAAAAATGGCTGAGAAAATATTGAATGATCTTAGCCCGGATAATGGCGCTGTTAAAAACAAAGAAATATACCTGCAGTCTGCCGCATTCTGGTTTGCACCTTTTTTAATAATACTATCTATTATAAGCTGGTTTTACCTAAAAAGTATTCCAATGAAAGCATCTATTAAAGAACAAATGGATATTTTCTCTAATAAACATACTTGGTATTGTACCATTACGTATGTAATGACTTTTGGAACATTTGCAGGTTTATCTGCAGCTTTCCCTTTAATGATTAAGTTTTTATATGGAGATTTCCCTAATGCACCGGATCCTTTAGTGTATGCATTCTATGGTCCTCTTATTGGATCTGCAAGTAGAATTGCTTTTGGTTTTGTTGCCGATAAAGTGGGTGGAGCTATACTTACTACAATTACAGGTCTGGGAATTTTGGCTGGAGCTATATTATTAGTAACTCAGGGATTGGTAGCGCCAACAAGTATGGATCAGTTCCCAATGTTTGTAGCTGTAATTCTTGGAATGTTCTTCTTTACAGGAATTGGAAATGCGGGAACATTTAGACAATACCCAATTATTTTTGCTGAAAACCAACGTCAGGCAGCTGGAGTTATAGGATGGACAGCAGCAATTGCAGCATTTGGTCCGTTTATATTCTCTAAGCTAATTGGAAATAATCTTTCTGCTAATGGTACTGTAAATCAATTCTTTATTGGTGTTGCTATTTTTACTATATTAGCTACAGGTATCAATTGGTGGTTCTATAATCGTAAAGGTTGTGAGAAACCAAGTTAA